The Salvia splendens isolate huo1 chromosome 21, SspV2, whole genome shotgun sequence genome includes a window with the following:
- the LOC121784821 gene encoding scarecrow-like protein 21, which produces MQKASQEALACSSVHNSHILPSKSQDTELSFQACAEPFYTLESTPVTGSAVFSSPTATSVSSNKSPFSPLLSHSYVSDIHHSSDNSSSLNDSFDSLWLLSNESMGPECGSIYNGSSTDESAQPCYSTRYHRIIEMASNMDLKQLLIACAEVISEADIISFSERKIAASAAETLLDMIQERVSVSGEPLQRLGAYMLEALRARLLSSGSLICKKLKCDEPSGPDLMSHMQLLAQILPFYRFAYTSASVVIGEAMENEKRIHVIDFQIAQGSQWLSFIQAVAQRPGGPPHVRITGVDDSESAHARGGGLELVGQRLAQLAESCGVPFEFHGAATSGCDVQLENLNMQHGEAVAVNFPYVLHHIPDESVSTSNHRDRLLRLVKSLSPKVMTLVEQESNTNTATFPQRFLETLDYYAAMFECIDAAALARDDMQRINAEEHCVAKDVVSIIACEGNERMERHEVFGKWRWRLSMAGFSQIRITPSVTTAVRDMLKEYNPSYGVAEANDAVYIGWKNKALVSFSGWR; this is translated from the coding sequence ATGCAGAAGGCATCCCAGGAAGCTCTAGCATGTTCAAGCGTTCACAATTCTCACATTCTGCCAAGTAAAAGCCAGGATACTGAGCTTTCTTTTCAAGCCTGTGCTGAACCATTCTACACTCTGGAATCAACACCAGTGACTGGTTCCGCTGTCTTCAGTTCACCTACAGCTACGAGCGTCTCTTCCAATAAGAGTCCCTTCTCTCCGCTACTTTCTCATTCTTACGTGTCAGATATCCATCACTCATCGGATAATAGTTCATCTTTGAATGACTCTTTTGATTCACTATGGCTGTTGAGTAATGAGTCCATGGGACCTGAATGTGGCAGTATTTATAATGGATCCTCGACTGATGAATCGGCGCAGCCTTGTTACTCCACTAGGTACCATAGAATCATAGAGATGGCCTCGAATATGGACTTGAAACAACTGCTCATAGCCTGTGCTGAAGTAATATCTGAAGCTGATATCATCTCTTTCTCTGAGAGAAAGATCGCAGCATCAGCTGCGGAAACTCTGCTGGACATGATACAGGAAAGGGTTTCGGTATCAGGCGAACCTTTACAGAGATTAGGTGCGTACATGTTGGAAGCGCTCAGGGCAAGGTTGCTTTCTTCAGGAAGCTTAATCTGCAAAAAGTTGAAATGCGATGAACCGTCAGGTCCCGACTTGATGTCTCACATGCAGTTGCTTGCTCAAATATTGCCATTCTACAGATTTGCTTATACGTCTGCCAGCGTTGTCATTGGAGAAGCCATGGAAAACGAAAAAAGAATCCACGTCATCGATTTTCAGATTGCACAAGGCAGTCAATGGCTGTCTTTCATTCAGGCCGTCGCTCAGCGGCCTGGTGGTCCACCACATGTTCGCATCACAGGTGTAGATGATTCGGAATCAGCTCATGCTCGAGGTGGAGGGCTGGAGTTAGTTGGCCAGAGGTTAGCCCAATTAGCCGAGTCGTGTGGAGTACCTTTCGAATTCCATGGCGCTGCAACATCAGGGTGTGATGTACAACTGGAGAATCTCAACATGCAGCACGGGGAAGCAGTGGCTGTCAACTTCCCTTACGTACTGCATCACATACCTGATGAAAGCGTGAGCACTAGCAATCATCGAGACCGCCTCCTCAGACTGGTGAAGAGCTTGTCTCCCAAGGTCATGACCCTTGTTGAGCAGGAATCCAACACCAACACTGCTACTTTCCCCCAACGATTTCTTGAGACTCTGGATTACTATGCAGCAATGTTCGAGTGCATAGATGCAGCAGCCTTGGCAAGAGATGACATGCAACGGATTAATGCAGAGGAGCATTGTGTGGCGAAGGATGTCGTCAGCATAATAGCTTGCGAGGGGAACGAGCGGATGGAGAGACACGAGGTCTTTGGTAAATGGAGGTGGAGACTATCAATGGCTGGATTTTCACAAATTCGAATCACTCCATCAGTTACTACTGCTGTGAGGGATATGTTGAAAGAGTACAACCCCAGTTATGGTGTAGCAGAGGCCAATGATGCTGTTTATATTGGATGGAAAAACAAAGCTCTTGTATCATTTTCTGGTTGGAGATGA
- the LOC121785495 gene encoding translation initiation factor IF-2-like, whose amino-acid sequence MRRSISKIPYRPSITAALSTSSGGGGRGRGAPSHFQFTVDTPPEDESKNSNRDGASPPPHGHGRGRGIPPSFSSFVNNESNPAAFGRGRGIGFVSPNSFSPRGEESAIQSPQQPNPKMSFLSKYEEAELDSAGSEAPPAPIKSVPSSIFNVLAGAGRGKPGTPPASQPEKPKAVTQQPLPSEQRRSSNEGAAPVQLSEEEKVKKAMGIFSKGHVGGGGTGPEVRAERWGGGRGSGRGGGGRGRGRGMARGRGGRGGYGGRGSRDDRYEDAETEPAEFLGDPAAEEKVAKRLGPEVMSKLSEEFEEMSSRVLPSPMDEALLEAYETNLMIECESEYFMEEFGTSPDIDEKAPIPLRDALEKMKPFLMAYEGIQGQEEWEEIMEETMKRVPLMKSIVDHYAGPDRVTAKQQLGELERVAETLPAGTPASVKRFTDRAVLSLQSNPGWGFDKKCQFMDKLIMEVSQQYK is encoded by the exons ATGAGAAGAAGCATCTCCAAAATCCCTTATCGCCCTTCGATTACCGCCGCTCTCTCCACCTCATCAGGCGGCGGAGGTAGAGGCCGCGGCGCTCCTTCACATTTCCAGTTCACCGTCGACACCCCACCCGAAGACGAATCCAAAAATTCCAACCGCGACGGCGCTTCTCCGCCACCGCACGGCCATGGTCGCGGCAGAGGTATTCCTCCTTCGTTCTCTTCCTTCGTCAACAATGAATCAAACCCCGCCGCATTCGGCCGGGGCCGCGGCATTGGTTTTGTTTCCCCAAATTCCTTCTCGCCGCGGGGAGAAGAATCTGCAATTCAATCGCCGCAACAACCTAATCCCAAAATGTCGTTCCTTTCAAAGTACGAAGAAGCAGAATTGGATTCCGCTGGATCAGAAGCTCCTCCTGCCCCAATCAAGTCGGTTCCATCGAGTATCTTCAATGTTTTAGCGGGTGCTGGTCGGGGGAAGCCCGGCACACCCCCTGCGTCGCAACCGGAGAAGCCGAAAGCAGTGACTCAACAACCCCTTCCTTCGGAGCAGCGCCGGTCATCTAATGAGGGCGCTGCTCCAGTGCAGTTGAGTGAAGAGGAGAAGGTGAAAAAGGCGATGGGAATTTTTTCAAAAGGACACGTAGGTGGAGGGGGAACTGGCCCCGAAGTTAGAGCTGAAAGATGGGGAGGAGGGAGAGGAAgtggacgaggaggaggaggccggggaagaggaagagggatggcaagaggaagaggaggaagggGAGGATACGGTGGAAGAGGAAGCCGTGATGATAGATACGAGGATGCAGAAACCGAACCTGCTGAGTTTTTGGGGGATCCTGCTGCTGAGGAGAAAGTGGCTAAGAGACTGGGGCCGGAGGTTATGAGCAAACTGTCAGAAGAGTTTGAGGAAATGTCGAGCAGAGTGTTGCCGTCTCCTATGGACGAAGCTCTTCTGGAAGCATACGAAACGAACTTAATG ATTGAATGTGAGTCGGAGTACTTCATGGAAGAGTTTGGCACGAGCCCTGATATTGATGAGAAAGCCCCTATTCCTCTTCGTGATGCACTTGAGAAGATGAAGCCATTCCTTATGGCATATGAAGGGATTCAGGGTCAAGAAGAGTGGGAG GAAATTATGGAAGAAACAATGAAGAGGGTTCCTCTTATGAAATCAATTGTAGACCATTATGCTGGTCCAGATAGAGTGACTGCGAAGCAACAACTAGGAGAGCTTGAACGAGTGGCTGAAACTCTCCCAGCAGGCACACCTGCTTCTGTGAAACGTTTTACTGACCGTGCTGTTCTCTCGTTGCAG AGCAATCCGGGATGGGGATTTGACAAGAAATGCCAATTCATGGATAAGCTGATAATGGAAGTTTCTCAACAGTACAAGTGA